One window of Pelobates fuscus isolate aPelFus1 chromosome 9, aPelFus1.pri, whole genome shotgun sequence genomic DNA carries:
- the IER5L gene encoding immediate early response gene 5-like protein, with protein MECPVDAQSLISLSLRKIHSSRTQRGGIKLHKNLLVSYVLRNARQLYLSERYAELYPRPPCPQPMECGGDPAMEEIPELSPLQIPEEGEDDMYQLPRIQTGAELLEPACPAEEPLELPPCALTPYPRSSCCSEEPGAGSTHCQQTTVLDLDTHVVTTVENGYLHQDCCASQCLCQLAQCPALPPQVPTAAPKRRYSQAGCYTYTPGQGDDEDLEAQFAPCKRGRYEDFFYHPQVGPPEHSDSSNISNLISIFGSGFSGLMSRQAEAEQTLNGHLCGKQALSSLGAWTMEIVAF; from the coding sequence ATGGAGTGCCCTGTGGACGCGCAGAGTCTAATCAGCCTGTCCCTGAGGAAGATCCACAGCTCCCGCACCCAGCGCGGGGGGATCAAGCTGCACAAGAACCTGCTGGTGTCCTACGTGCTGCGCAACGCCCGGCAGCTCTACCTGAGCGAGCGCTACGCCGAGCTGTACCCGCGGCCGCCCTGCCCGCAGCCCATGGAGTGCGGCGGGGACCCGGCCATGGAGGAGATCCCCGAGCTCAGCCCGCTGCAGATTCCCGAGGAGGGCGAGGACGACATGTACCAGCTGCCCCGCATCCAGACCGGCGCCGAGCTGCTGGAGCCCGCCTGCCCGGCCGAGGAGCCCCTGGAGCTGCCCCCCTGCGCCCTCACCCCATACCCGCGGAGCAGCTGCTGCTCGGAGGAGCCGGGCGCCGGCAGCACGCACTGCCAGCAGACTACTGTGCTGGACCTGGACACGCACGTTGTGACCACCGTGGAGAACGGCTACCTTCACCAGGACTGCTGCGCTTCCCAGTGTCTCTGCCAGCTGGCACAGTGCCCAGCGCTGCCCCCACAGGTGCCCACGGCGGCCCCAAAACGCAGGTACTCCCAGGCTGGCTGCTACACCTACACACCCGGCCAGGGGGACGACGAGGACTTGGAAGCCCAGTTTGCCCCCTGTAAGAGGGGGAGGTATGAGGACTTCTTCTACCACCCCCAGGTGGGACCCCCAGAGCACAGTGACTCCTCCAACATCTCCAACCTGATCTCCATCTTCGGCTCCGGCTTCTCGGGGCTGATGAGCAGGCAGGCAGAGGCTGAGCAGACCTTGAATGGACACTTGTGTGGGAAGCAAGCCCTGTCCAGCCTGGGAGCCTGGACCATGGAAATAGTGGCTTTCTAG